The Deinococcus aquaticus genomic interval GGCCTGAAACCCAGCGGGAAGACCGCCCGCGAGGGCCGCAGCTTCAGCATTCAGGAGAAGGGCACCATGGCGCGGCTGGTCGCGCCGAACATCCTGGTGGGCCTGGGGGCCGGGGCGACCATTCCGTTCCTGAACGTGTTCATCGAGGGGAAATTCCAGATCAGTTACGCTGGCCTGGGCACCCTGTTCGCCTGGACGAGCCTCGCAACGGCCGCCACGGCGCTGCTGCAACCGCTGCTGGTGCGGCGCATGGGGCCGCTCCAGGCGGTGCTGGTCGTGCAGGCCAGTTCACTGCCGTTCCTGGCGGTGCTGGGGTTCGCGCCGAGCCTGTGGCTGGTCACGGCGGCGCTGTTCACGCGCGGCGCCCTGATGAACGCAGCCGGGCCGGTGTACAGCGCGTACGCCATGAGCGCCCTGCCGGACCGGGACCGGCCCATGTACTCGGCCGTGAACGTGATCCCTGGGACCTCGGGTGGGCGGTCAGCAGCGTCCTGTCCGGCGTGGTGCGCGGCGCGCTGCCGTTCACGCTGGCCTTCCAGGTGCTGTTCGGGTGGACCCTGCTAATGTACGCCGGGAGTGTCCTGGCCATCTACCTGGGCCTGTACCGCCACGCGAACCGCACCGCTTCCGCGCCCGCCGCCTCACCGCCCGCGTGACCCCTTCACCCGGCCGGGGGGGTAGACTGCCAGTGATGAGTGACTCCTCCCCCCTTCGCCGCCTGCACCACGTTCAGGAACTTGATCTGAACCTTGATCGCCTGCGCGATGAGGAAAGCAACATTCCTGACGAGCTGCGCGCCGCCCGCGCCGAACAGGAACGACTGAACAACGAACTCGAAGACACCGAGATCACCCTCGAAGGCGTCGACAAACGCGTCCGGCAGCAGGAACTCGACCTGGCCGGCACGCGCGAACAGATCGCCCGCGCCGAGGAGGAACAGGAGAAGAACGCCTTCGACGCCCGCGCGCAGTCCCAGTACGGCAGCCGCATCCAGATGCTCAGCGAACGCGCCGACGAGATGGAAGAAGACCTCGTGCCGCTGCGCGAGCGCCAGCGCGAACTGAACGAACGCGCCGCCGACCTGCGCACCCAGCACCGCGCCCTGCGCCCCAACCTGAACACCCTGGAAGAACAGGACGACGCCCGCGTGCAGGACCTGCGCGCCCAGGGCGAAGCGGACCGCCAGGAACGCGCCCGCCTCGCCGGGGAACTCGACACCCGCACCGTGCGCGAGTACGACATGATCCGCCGCGCCAAGAAGGGCCTGGGCGTCGTGGAGATCAAGGCCGGACGCTGCAGCGGCTGCAACGTCATGCTGCCCGTCAACGTGCAGCAGAAAGCCGCGCTGGGCAAACTGCCGCCCGTGAAGTGCCCCAGCTGCGGCCGCTTCCTGATCCGCCTCGACCTCGCGTAAGCAGGCCAGACAGCACCCCCACCCCGCCGCGTGGCAGGGTGGGGGTCTGTGTTAGGGGATGGGGATCGCCGTCATACGGATTCCGTCTGTTTCGTTAACAACCCGGAAGGATGCCGGGTTGCCAACTCCACGCCCGGAATCCTCTTTGCTCCCACTCGCTCCGCTCGGATTGAACGGTTTTGGCAAACCATTCAATCGGAGTCCGCATCAGAACTCGTCGCGTTCGAACACCGCGCGGATCTGCTCTCGCGTCAGGCCCTGTCCCAGCAGGATCAGCAGTAGCAGCCGGGCCTTGTGGGCGTTCAGGAAACTGGCGGGGATCGCGCCGGCCTCGACTAGGGTCGCGCCGCCCCCCGCGTACCCGTATACGGGCAGGACCGGCCCGGCGTGCGTGCGGGTGGCGATGATCACAGGCTTGTCGGTCGCGCGGATCAGGGGCAGCAGTTCGGCCGGGAGGTTCCCGGTCCCCAGGGCCGCGATGACCAGCCCGTCGGCGCGCTGCGCGGCCTCGGCGTAGCCCTCGCCGGTCCAGCCGGCGTAGGCGTACAGGATTTCCACGCGGGCGTTCAGGTGCGCGGGGCGGTACGTGGCGCGGGGTTCGGGCCGCGCGAAGTAGTGCAGGCGGGGCGTGCGGCCCTCGCGGTCGATGCGGCCGATGGGGCCGGGGTACCCGCCGAAGGCGTCCACGGCGGTCGTGTGGATCTTCGTGACGGTCCGCGCGTCGAAGATGTCCCCGCCGATCACCACGAGCGGCCCGCGCTCGCGGCTGCTGGGGTGCAGGGCGACGTGCGCGGCGTCCAGCAGGTTGGCCGGGCCGTCCCAGCTGACTTCCTCGGCGTGGCGCATGCTGCCGGTCAGGACGACCGGGACGGGCACGTTCAATGTGAGGTGCAGCGCGAACGCCGTTTCCTCCAGGGTGTCGGTGCCGTGCGTGACCACGATGCCGTCGTGGTCGGGGGCGAGCGTCTCGATCAGCGCGGCCAGTTGCCCCATGTGCGCGGGGGTCATGTGCGGGCTGGGCAGACTGAAGGGCTGCACGTCGTGCACCTGCACGCCGTCCAGGCCGGGCACGCTGGGCGCCTGCTGCGGCGTCAGGCCGCGCCCGTCGGGGCTGGGGCGGCTGGCGATGGTGCCGCCCGTATGAATGACCGCGAGTCTGGGTGGGGTGGACATGCCCGTGATGCTAGAGCAACCGCGCCCCGCCGCTCCCCGGTCTGTCCGGACGGGCGGCGGAGCGCGGTCTGCGGGTCCGGTTCTGAGGTCCGGGTCAGCGGCGGCGCAGTCTGGCCCACACGAACGACAGACCGAACACGGCCAGCGTCAGTGGGAGCTCGGCGCTCAGGGCGGCGTTCAGGGGCGTGCCGGCGGCGGTGCGCTGCCACAGACCGATGCCCAGCCACAGCAGCGCGGCGGCCAGGGCAATGGCCAGGGGTGGCAGGCGGTTCATGCCCCTCAGCTGTGAGCGGCATCGATCAGGGCCTGAGCGCCCTGGGCGAGCATGTCGCTGGCCAGTTCGGCGCCCATGTCGGCGCACTCGCCGGGGTCGCCCTGCGTGGTGGCGCGGATGACCTGCGAGCCGTCCAGCGCCGCAACCCAGCCTTCGAGGGTCAGGATACCGCCCTTGACGCTGGCGTGCGCGCCGACGGGGGCCATGCAGCCCGCGCCGAGGCCCGCGAGGAATTCGCGTTCGGCGGTGATGCGGTCGTCGGTGGTGTGGTCGTGAATGGCGTACGCGACCTCGATGGTCAGGTCGTCGTCCGAGCGGGTCTCCAGGGCCAGGGCGCCCTGGCCGGGGGCGGGCAGCATGATGTCGGGTTCCACGAACTCGTCGATGCGGTGGCGCATCTCGGTGCGGATCAGGCCGGCGGCGGCGAGGATGATGGCGTCGTACTCGTCGCCGGCCAGCGCGGCGAGGCGCGTGTCGATGTTGCCGCGCAGGTCCACGACCTGCAGGTCCGGGCGGTACGACAGCAGGAAGGCCTTGCGGCGCACACTGCTGGTGCCGATGCGCGCGCCGTGCGGCAGGTCCGCGAGGCGTTTACGGCCTTCCTTGCCGATCAGGACGTCGCGGGCGTCCACGCGGCGAGGAATGGAACTGACTTCCAGGCCTTCGGGTTGCTCGGTGGGCAGGTCCTTGAGAGAGTGCACGGCAATATCGATGCGTTTTGCCGCCAGGGCCTCCTCGATCTCGGTGATCCAGAAGCCCTTATCGCCCTTCTGGGCCATGGCCGCGAGGCTGCCGCGGTTGCGGTCGCCTTTCGTGCTGATGGTCTGAATGCGGAAGTCTGTGTCCGGCCATTCTTCCTTCAGGCGGCCAACCACCCACTGGGTCTGTGCGAGCGCGAGAGTACTGCCGCGCGTTCCTACCGTCACCATGCGCATAACCCGCACATTATACGGGTTGGCGGGTACGAATCGTCCCGGATGGGGCGGACATGAAGGTCAGGGGGCGGGCCGCTGCGTGCGGGGCGGGCCTTTTCTGGCGCTGGGAGCGTGCAGAATGCAGGCATGACTTTCCCGGCAGGGTTCGTGTGGGGTGTGTCCACGGCGGCGTATCAGATCGAGGGTGGCGGCGAGGCGGGGGGCGGCGGGGGCCGGGGGAGCGTGTGGGACCTGTTCAGCTGGGCGCGCGGCGTGCCCGGAGGCGAGGCAGCCAGCGGGCACGAGGGGCTCTGGCCGCGTGACCTGGACCTGCTGCGCGACCTGGGCGTGGGTGCGTACCGGTTCAGCGTGGCGTGGTCGCGGGTGCAGCCGGGCGGGCGTGGGCGGGCCAGCGTGCCCGGACTGGCCTTCTACGACCGCCTGACCGATGAGCTGCTGGGCCGGGGCGTGCAGCCGTGGGCGGCGCTGCACCACTGGGATCTACCGCAGGCCCTTCAGGACGCGGGCGGGTGGCTGGCCCGCGACACGGCGTACCGTTTCGAGGAGTACGCCTCGCTGGTCGGTGAGCGCCTCGCGGACCGCGCGGCGGCGTTCGTGACGCTCACGGACCCGTTCACGGTGACGGCGCAGGGGCATGTGCTGGGCACGCACGCGCCGGGGCTGCGGCTGGGCCTGGACGCCTTCCCGGCGGCGCACCACCAGCTGCTGGCGCACGGGCTGGCGGTGCGGGCGCTGCGCGAGGCGGGCGCGCGGCAGGTGGGCCTGGCGAACGGGTACGCCCCGGCGTGGCCCGCCACGGACCGCGACGAACGGGCCGCGACCCTGATGAGCACCCTGCGCGGCGACCTGTTCACGGACCCCCTGCTGCGCGGCGAGTACCCGGCCACGCTGCTGAACCTGCTGTCCGAGCGCGCGCCGCAGGTGCTGGAGGCGGTGCAGGCCGGCGATCACGCGGTCATGGCCGCGCCGCTGGATTTCCTGGGCGTGCACTACACCCAGCCGGACTGGGTGCGCGCCAGCAGCGGCACCCTGCTGGGGCTGGAGGTCGGGCACGTCCCGGACCGCGAGCGCACAGCGTCCGGCGCAGCGGTCGTGCCGGAGGGCCTGACGCAGACGCTGACCGGCCTGAAAGCTCGCTACGGCGACACCTGCCCGCCGCTGATCGTGACGGTCGGCTCCGCCGGGGCCGCAGACACCGACATCCCGGACGATGGGGGCCGCGTGCGCGACGACGCCCGCATCCGCTACCTGGACCGGCACCTGGAGGCCGCCTCCGACGCGCTGACGCAGGGCGCACCGGTGCGGGGCGTGTTCGTGCACAGCCTGCTGGACGGCTTCGAGTGGAACGCCGGGTACAGCCTGCGCACTGGTCTGGTGCACGTGGACTCCGGCACGCTGGAACGCACGCCCAGAAGCAGTTTCCGCTGGCTGCGCGACCGGTTGCGCACGCAGGGCTGAGCGTCCCGTCACGCGCAGGTTCGGGGTCCGGTTCCGTCGGACATGCGCCACTCGGCGGATGCGGGAACGGGTGCGTTCGACCTAGCCTGTCAGGATGACGGCGTCTGCTTCCCCTCCCTCCTCCTCCCGGCCGGACGCTCCCTTACCAGACAGACCCTCGACGGCGCTGGGCGTGCTCGCCACGTACCTGGGGCCCCTGAAATGGCAGGTGACGGCCCTGGCGGCGCTGCTGCTGACCGGCACGGCCCTGAACCTGACCCTCCCGCAACTGCTGCGGCAGTTCGTGGATAACGCCCGGCTGGGCGGCGCGGCCGATCCGGGCCTGCTGGCGCGGCTGGCGGGCCTGTACATCGCGCTGGCGGTGGGCGTGCAGGTCATGACGGCCGGTGCGACGTACGTGGGCGCGCGGGTCGGCTGGACCGCCACGAACCGCCTGCGGGCCGACCTGATGGACCACCTGCTGTCCCTGGACATGCGTGAGCACAAGGAACGCACGCCGGGCGAGATGATCGAACGCATCGACGGGGACGTGACGGCGCTGAGTAACTTCTTCTCGCAGTTCGCGGTGCGGGTGTTCGGGGCGGCGCTGCTGCTGACGGGCGCGCTGATCATGTTCTTCCGCGAGGACTGGCGCGTGGGCCTGGGCGTGACGACCTTCACGCTGATCACGCTGATCGCCATGAACCGCGTGCGGAAACTGGGCGTGGAACCCACCCGCCTGGAACGCGAGAGCAGCGCCCGCCTGTTCGGCTTCGTGGAGGAACGCCTGACCGGCCTGGAAGACATCCGCAGCCTGGGCGCGGGCGGCCACCACCTGAACCGCTTCCTGGGCGTGCAGCGGGAGTACTTCACGCGGTCCATCAACTCCTGGCGGCGGCGCAGCGTGGTGTGGCAACTGAGCATGCTGCTGTTCGCCGTGGGGTACGTGGCCGTCCTGAGCGCCGCCGTCGGCCTGTACGCCGCCGGGAGCATCACGCTGGGCACGGCGTTCCTGATGTACCAGTACATGACCCTGGTGGAAGAACCCATCGATCAGCTCACGCAGCAGCTTCAGGACCTCCAGAAGGCCGGGGCGAGCATCGGGCGCGTCTCGGAACTGCTGGCCCTGCGGACCGCCGTCACGGGCGGAAATGCGCCCCTGAGCGCCGGGCCGCTGGCCCTGGATTTCCGGGACGTGTCGTTCACGTACGCGCCCGAGGACCCCGAGGCGCGCGGCGTGCTGAGCGGCGTGACCTTCCACCTGCCCGCCGGGCAGACCGTGGGCCTGCTGGGCCGCACCGGCAGCGGCAAGACCACCCTGACCCGCCTGATCTCCCGCCTGTACGACGCCACCGAAGGGCAGATCACGCTGGGCGGCGTGAACATCACCCACACGCCCCTGAAGGACCTGCGCCGCCGCGTGGCGGTCGTCACGCAGGACGTGCAACTGTTCCAGGCGAGCGTGCGCGACAACCTGAGTTTCTTCGACCCGACCGTCACGGATGAGCAGGTGGAGGCGGCCCTGCACGAGGTCGGCCTGGGCACGTGGCTCTCGCGGCTGGAACAGGGCGTGCGCACCCCGCTCCCCACCGGCAGCCTCTCGGCCGGGGAGGCGCAACTCCTGGCGTTCGCGCGCGTCATGCTGCGCGACCCGAGCGTCATCATTCTCGACGAACCCAGCAGCCGCCTCGACCCCGCCACCGAGGCCCTGCTGACCGCCGCCATGACCCGCCTGCTCTCCGGGCGCACCGCCATCATCATCGCGCACCGCCTCGACACCGTCGCCCGCGCCGACCGCATCCTGGTCCTGGGCGGCGGCGAGGTGCTGGAAGACGGCCCCCGCGCCGACCTGGCCCGCGACCCGCACAGCCACTACGCCGCCCTGCTGCGCGCCGGAACGCTGGACGAGAACGCGCCGGAAGGAGTGCTGGCATGACGGGGCGCAGGATGCCCGGCGCCGTCTGCACTGCCCTCCCGCTGACCGCCGCCCGCGCGCCGCGCACCCCCTGGAGTCCCGCATGACCACCTCTCCCCTGCCGCCCGCCGCAGCCGTGAAGGAACGCACGTTCGCGCTGTCACGGGAACTGTTCCGGTACAAGCCCGGCCTGTTCGCGTTCAACCTGCTCATGTGGGGCATGGTGCACGCCAGCCCCGCCCTGCTGACCCTGGCCGTCAGCGGCGTGTTCCGCCACCTGGAAGAAGCGGACGCCCTGAAAACCGGCGGGCAACCCCTGAACCCCGCCATTGCGGCCGCGTGGGTATCGCTGGCGTGGTTCACGTTCGTGCGTCTCAGCCGCTTCGGGATCTTCTACGGCGCGTTCCGCGCGTGGATTGAACTGTGGTAC includes:
- a CDS encoding asparaginase; translation: MSTPPRLAVIHTGGTIASRPSPDGRGLTPQQAPSVPGLDGVQVHDVQPFSLPSPHMTPAHMGQLAALIETLAPDHDGIVVTHGTDTLEETAFALHLTLNVPVPVVLTGSMRHAEEVSWDGPANLLDAAHVALHPSSRERGPLVVIGGDIFDARTVTKIHTTAVDAFGGYPGPIGRIDREGRTPRLHYFARPEPRATYRPAHLNARVEILYAYAGWTGEGYAEAAQRADGLVIAALGTGNLPAELLPLIRATDKPVIIATRTHAGPVLPVYGYAGGGATLVEAGAIPASFLNAHKARLLLLILLGQGLTREQIRAVFERDEF
- a CDS encoding family 1 glycosylhydrolase, giving the protein MTFPAGFVWGVSTAAYQIEGGGEAGGGGGRGSVWDLFSWARGVPGGEAASGHEGLWPRDLDLLRDLGVGAYRFSVAWSRVQPGGRGRASVPGLAFYDRLTDELLGRGVQPWAALHHWDLPQALQDAGGWLARDTAYRFEEYASLVGERLADRAAAFVTLTDPFTVTAQGHVLGTHAPGLRLGLDAFPAAHHQLLAHGLAVRALREAGARQVGLANGYAPAWPATDRDERAATLMSTLRGDLFTDPLLRGEYPATLLNLLSERAPQVLEAVQAGDHAVMAAPLDFLGVHYTQPDWVRASSGTLLGLEVGHVPDRERTASGAAVVPEGLTQTLTGLKARYGDTCPPLIVTVGSAGAADTDIPDDGGRVRDDARIRYLDRHLEAASDALTQGAPVRGVFVHSLLDGFEWNAGYSLRTGLVHVDSGTLERTPRSSFRWLRDRLRTQG
- a CDS encoding zinc ribbon domain-containing protein; translated protein: MSDSSPLRRLHHVQELDLNLDRLRDEESNIPDELRAARAEQERLNNELEDTEITLEGVDKRVRQQELDLAGTREQIARAEEEQEKNAFDARAQSQYGSRIQMLSERADEMEEDLVPLRERQRELNERAADLRTQHRALRPNLNTLEEQDDARVQDLRAQGEADRQERARLAGELDTRTVREYDMIRRAKKGLGVVEIKAGRCSGCNVMLPVNVQQKAALGKLPPVKCPSCGRFLIRLDLA
- the hemC gene encoding hydroxymethylbilane synthase encodes the protein MRMVTVGTRGSTLALAQTQWVVGRLKEEWPDTDFRIQTISTKGDRNRGSLAAMAQKGDKGFWITEIEEALAAKRIDIAVHSLKDLPTEQPEGLEVSSIPRRVDARDVLIGKEGRKRLADLPHGARIGTSSVRRKAFLLSYRPDLQVVDLRGNIDTRLAALAGDEYDAIILAAAGLIRTEMRHRIDEFVEPDIMLPAPGQGALALETRSDDDLTIEVAYAIHDHTTDDRITAEREFLAGLGAGCMAPVGAHASVKGGILTLEGWVAALDGSQVIRATTQGDPGECADMGAELASDMLAQGAQALIDAAHS
- a CDS encoding ABC transporter ATP-binding protein, with amino-acid sequence MTASASPPSSSRPDAPLPDRPSTALGVLATYLGPLKWQVTALAALLLTGTALNLTLPQLLRQFVDNARLGGAADPGLLARLAGLYIALAVGVQVMTAGATYVGARVGWTATNRLRADLMDHLLSLDMREHKERTPGEMIERIDGDVTALSNFFSQFAVRVFGAALLLTGALIMFFREDWRVGLGVTTFTLITLIAMNRVRKLGVEPTRLERESSARLFGFVEERLTGLEDIRSLGAGGHHLNRFLGVQREYFTRSINSWRRRSVVWQLSMLLFAVGYVAVLSAAVGLYAAGSITLGTAFLMYQYMTLVEEPIDQLTQQLQDLQKAGASIGRVSELLALRTAVTGGNAPLSAGPLALDFRDVSFTYAPEDPEARGVLSGVTFHLPAGQTVGLLGRTGSGKTTLTRLISRLYDATEGQITLGGVNITHTPLKDLRRRVAVVTQDVQLFQASVRDNLSFFDPTVTDEQVEAALHEVGLGTWLSRLEQGVRTPLPTGSLSAGEAQLLAFARVMLRDPSVIILDEPSSRLDPATEALLTAAMTRLLSGRTAIIIAHRLDTVARADRILVLGGGEVLEDGPRADLARDPHSHYAALLRAGTLDENAPEGVLA